One Setaria italica strain Yugu1 chromosome I, Setaria_italica_v2.0, whole genome shotgun sequence DNA window includes the following coding sequences:
- the LOC101759778 gene encoding uncharacterized protein At1g51745 produces MVGSSVEGGADGDGGCCGVGDTSPGTIVWVRRRNGSWWPGRILGPEELPPSQIMSPRSGTPVKLLGREDASVDWYNLEKSKRVKAFRCGEFDACIEKAEATQGTLVKKREKYARREDAILHALELERKQLASKYQTQGFKPEPTGNISACTKHRKDLGSTRYKSKKSKKRKDASVPLEVKKEAGHCFVHAGSKRNFSECLAQGNVVSNHMGDFSHLRSSQGGSTLESKERSTIVKKNRSDGSDFEDSFVSKSDRRRPLAHVLQISEKSPHHLEQNDDYGTLLIGENNGPSLATSRARRSKYTYMASDSGETQSHSDLPSVQMTSTGADFENESYLQPGYFSEEQTSSDFVEKQITESSERECSESETEDDAELLQNATVILPIESCAPDPYSIPVSDKFRHVDYNDNEATYCTYMSQLNESEEEDGSSELGVSQWHMKGKRNSRNAAKRLVDMTDGNTWLDKYNSSLKGSWHKTNGGNPRKESMQTSCEQFIGQSFYQVKEEPNYDSDETDLFEDTSHSEANLYRGKNYHSSLRATRDLNRGYSYFNDYENDSSNVSPLNKDADRIYRVDRNVYWDGPSFYQRKFTSRFGGMGPMLFDVNLKVQASYQGEHVPLVSLMSRLNGKAIVGHPIQIEILEDGSTDHLVFCGDSSLQESTTAPPAWPTGRRTNMQRVPRSNPSGALLDGDNDGGLAYSDWEMKPTLRKYSSSSNHQVKANKKSSSNARRSSSKSHKKSSKKTNLSSQKVRALSSISTGKKHHGEGSQAKAHWRNDIFGGLIKSGGAVPLVTCVPTKVVFTRILEAVGRPPVSVAHRVRMASPSLRDPP; encoded by the exons ATGGTGGGGAGCTCGGTGGAGGGAGGAGCGGACGGGGATGGGGGCTGCTGCGGCGTCGGGGACACCTCGCCGGGGACCATCGTGTGGGTGCGCCGGAGGAACGGGTCATGGTGGCCTGGCAGGATCCTGGGCCCCGAGGAGCTCCCGCCGTCGCAGATCATGTCGCCGAGGTCGGGCACGCCGGTCAAGCTCCTCGGCCGGGAGGACGCAAGCGT GGATTGGTACAACCTTGAGAAATCAAAGCGTGTTAAAGCATTTAGGTGTGGGGAGTTTGATGCCTGTATTGAGAAGGCAGAGGCTACTCAAGGGACTCTTgtgaagaaaagagaaaaatatgcACGGAGAGAGGATGCTATTCTTCATGCCCTTGAATTGGAGAGGAAGCAGCTTGCATCAAAGTATCAGACTCAAGGTTTCAAACCTGAACCAACTGGTAACATTTCTG CTTGTACTAAACACCGCAAAGACCTTGGAAGTACTCGCTACAAGAGCAAAAAGAGCAAGAAACGTAAAGATGCATCTGTTCCTCTCGAAGTAAAGAAAGAAGCAGGCCATTGTTTTGTACATGCTGGTTCAAAGAGAAACTTTTCAGAATGTCTTGCTCAAGGAAATGTTGTAAGTAATCACATGGGTGATTTCTCCCATTTGAGATCCTCTCAGGGAGGTTCAACTTTAGAGAGCAAGGAGAGAAGTACAATTGTGAAGAAGAATAGGTCGGATGGAAGTGATTTTGAAGACTCTTTTGTTTCAAAATCTGATAGGCGTCGACCACTTGCTCATGTTTTGCAGATCAGTGAAAAATCACCTCATCATTTAGAGCAAAATGATGATTATGGGACTTTGTTAATTGGGGAGAATAATGGTCCATCACTTGCCACCTCCAGGGCCAGAAGAAGTAAATATACATATATGGCTAGTGATTCTGGTGAAACTCAGAGTCACAGTGATTTACCTTCTGTACAAATGACTTCTACAGGAGCTGATTTTGAGAATGAAAGCTATCTTCAGCCTGGTTATTTTTCTGAGGAGCAGACTTCTTCTGACTTTGTTGAAAAACAAATAACTGAGTCTTCAGAGAGGGAATGCTCAGAGAGTGAGACTGAAGACGATGCTGAACTTTTGCAAA ATGCAACTGTGATTCTGCCTATAGAGTCATGTGCTCCTGATCCTTACTCCATTCCAGTTTCTGACAAGTTCAGGCATGTGGATTATAATGACAATGAGGCCACCTATTGTACTTATATGTCCCAGTTGAATGAatcagaggaagaggatggttCTTCTGAGCTGGGTGTCTCCCAGTGGCATATGAAAGGTAAACGTAACAGCCGCAATGCAGCAAAGAGATTGGTGGATATGACAGATGGAAATACCTGGTTAGATAAATACAATAGTTCATTGAAAGGGTCTTGGCATAAGACAAATGGTGGAAATCCGAGAAAAGAAAGTATGCAAACCTCTTGTGAGCAGTTTATTGGGCAAAGTTTTTACCAAGTCAAGGAGGAGCCCAATTATGATTCTGATGAAACTGATTTATTTGAGGACACAAGCCATTCAGAGGCTAACTTGTACCGTGGTAAAAACTATCATTCATCCTTGAGAGCCACAAGAGATCTTAACCGGGGCTACAGTTACTTTAATGACTACGAAAATGACTCTTCAAATGTTTCTCCCCTAAACAAGGATGCTGATCGAATATATCGTGTTGATCGAAATGTATATTGGGATGGACCTTCATTTTACCAAAGAAAGTTCACTTCACGATTTGGTGGCATGGGACCAATGTTGTTCGATGTTAACCTGAAAGTTCAGGCCAGCTACCAAGGAGAGCATGTCCCTCTTGTCTCCTTAATGAGCAGACTGAATGGCAAAGCAATTGTTGGACACCCTATCCAAATCGAAATACTTGAAGATGGTTCCACAGATCATCTGGTATTCTGTGGTGACAGTAGTCTGCAAGAGAGCACAACTGCTCCACCTGCTTGGCCAACAGGCAGGAGGACTAACATGCAAAGAGTTCCGCGTTCAAATCCATCAGGAGCATTGTTGGATGGCGATAATGATGGTGGCCTTGCTTATTCTGATTGGGAGATGAAACCAACCTTAAGAAAATACTCATCTTCTTCGAATCACCAGGTCAAGGCAAATAAAAAAAGCAGTTCAAATGCTAGGAGGTCGTCATCTAAGTCCCATAAGAAATCATCCAAGAAAACAAACCTCTCAAGCCAGAAAGTTCGAGCCCTGTCTTCCATTTCCACTGGGAAAAAACATCATGGAGAAGGTAGCCAAGCAAAGGCACATTGGCGCAATGACATATTTGGTGGTTTAATCAAATCAGGGGGAGCAGTTCCTCTAGTGACATGTGTTCCAACAAAGGTTGTGTTCACTAGGATATTGGAAGCAGTTGGCAGGCCACCTGTATCTGTTGCTCACCGTGTTAGAATGGCTAGTCCCTCATTGCGAGATCCACCGTAG